The following coding sequences lie in one Sinorhizobium fredii USDA 257 genomic window:
- a CDS encoding NAD(P)/FAD-dependent oxidoreductase → MEESRIADKNTPYWWEEAPVRPLPRQPLAKNLDVAIIGAGYTGLSAGLVLAREGRSVAAFDAMNPGEGASTRNGGITSGSIRPDYTTITRRFGEEKAIAIEAEGKIAREFLYDFIRTEGLECDFQLVGQFKGVIGYDDYEKTARSAEVLAKRLGIEAYAVPYAEQRNFIGTDFYRGGMARMDIGGLHPAKFHAELLRVALASGLTVHAGTRVTSVERDGSEFRVLTEAGTVQARQVLVCTDGYTDGAVPFLRRRLVPVRSRIIVTEELAPEVMARLMPKRMMMVEGRQLGFYYRPTPDGKRILLGGRDSSRVGDPAAPKLFLRRGLVNLFPELENVRLSHTWFGNVAMHRDMLPRIFEKDGVVYATGFCGSGVVWAPWIGTRAAHKLLGHGEQARTAFDFRPPAFIPLYRGNPWFMPAIIEGYRMQDRIALYRARR, encoded by the coding sequence ATGGAAGAATCCAGAATCGCAGACAAGAACACGCCGTACTGGTGGGAGGAGGCACCGGTCAGACCGCTGCCGCGGCAGCCGCTGGCCAAGAATCTCGATGTGGCGATCATAGGCGCCGGATACACCGGGTTATCGGCGGGTCTCGTTCTGGCGCGCGAGGGCCGTTCGGTCGCAGCCTTCGATGCGATGAACCCGGGCGAGGGGGCCTCGACGCGCAACGGCGGTATCACCAGCGGAAGCATTCGGCCGGATTACACCACGATCACCCGGCGCTTCGGCGAAGAGAAGGCAATTGCAATCGAGGCGGAGGGCAAGATCGCCCGCGAATTCCTTTATGACTTCATCAGGACCGAAGGGCTCGAGTGCGACTTTCAGCTGGTTGGCCAATTCAAGGGCGTAATCGGATATGACGATTACGAGAAGACGGCCCGGAGCGCCGAAGTGCTGGCGAAGAGATTGGGGATCGAGGCCTATGCGGTGCCGTACGCCGAACAGCGCAACTTCATCGGCACGGATTTCTATCGCGGCGGCATGGCGCGGATGGATATTGGTGGGCTGCACCCGGCCAAGTTCCACGCTGAACTCCTGCGAGTGGCGCTGGCTTCGGGACTGACCGTCCACGCAGGTACGCGCGTGACTTCGGTAGAAAGGGATGGCTCCGAATTCCGTGTCTTGACTGAGGCGGGCACGGTGCAGGCCCGCCAGGTTCTGGTCTGCACGGACGGCTATACCGATGGCGCGGTTCCCTTCTTGCGCCGCCGGCTGGTCCCGGTTCGCAGCCGGATCATTGTCACCGAGGAGCTCGCGCCAGAAGTGATGGCGCGGCTGATGCCGAAGCGGATGATGATGGTCGAGGGCAGGCAACTGGGATTCTACTACCGCCCGACGCCCGACGGCAAACGCATTCTTCTAGGGGGGCGCGACAGTTCTCGCGTCGGCGATCCCGCCGCTCCGAAGCTGTTTCTGCGCCGGGGCCTGGTGAACCTGTTCCCGGAACTAGAGAACGTTCGCCTGTCGCACACCTGGTTTGGCAATGTGGCGATGCACCGCGACATGCTGCCCCGCATCTTCGAGAAGGACGGCGTGGTCTATGCGACAGGTTTCTGCGGTTCGGGCGTCGTCTGGGCGCCATGGATCGGAACGCGTGCGGCTCATAAGCTGCTGGGACATGGTGAGCAAGCGCGCACAGCCTTCGACTTTCGTCCACCTGCCTTCATCCCCCTTTACCGTGGCAATCCGTGGTTCATGCCGGCGATCATTGAGGGCTATCGGATGCAGGACCGCATCGCCCTGTACCGCGCCCGGCGATAG
- a CDS encoding NAD(P)/FAD-dependent oxidoreductase produces the protein MPVEVQKVRDSASFPTQVDVVVIGAGIVGTCTAYELSRQGVSVALLEKGIVGGEQSSRNWGWVRQQNRDLHELALAMYSLRRWEELGTEIGRDLGFRRSGILYCSKNEADVARWEKWGQAARVQGFHSQILTASEANERASGGTSSWVGGVWSPTDGRAEPSLAVPALSEAAKEKGVSLHQNCAVRGLDITNGRVTGVWTERGIVKASTVVCAGGAWASRFSHRYGIEVPVANIAGTAIKTTPAPEIVQAGCLSASSFVLRRRIDGSYTVAVPGHGTLDITPRGMRYAFKFYEMYRSKIGKKLKYRLNSSFWNGPDAFGSWENDEISPFEKSRILDPAPDAELVKLAVKNLESEYPALKGIGVERAWSGLIDTSPDLVPVISRVEELPGYVIAAGFSGHGFAIGPGAGRLVSEIVLNKEPLTDISPYRLSRFSDGSAIRRPEMM, from the coding sequence ATGCCGGTCGAGGTTCAGAAAGTCCGTGACAGCGCCTCTTTTCCAACCCAGGTGGATGTTGTCGTCATCGGGGCAGGGATCGTCGGTACATGCACGGCCTATGAACTCTCCCGCCAAGGGGTCTCCGTTGCTCTGCTCGAAAAGGGCATCGTTGGCGGCGAGCAGTCAAGCCGCAACTGGGGATGGGTCCGTCAGCAGAACCGCGATCTCCATGAGCTTGCCCTTGCCATGTACAGTCTGCGGCGCTGGGAGGAATTGGGCACCGAGATCGGCCGCGATCTCGGGTTCCGTCGAAGCGGGATACTTTACTGCTCCAAGAATGAGGCGGATGTCGCCCGTTGGGAAAAGTGGGGCCAGGCCGCACGCGTCCAGGGATTTCACAGCCAGATACTCACTGCTTCCGAGGCGAACGAGCGGGCCTCGGGCGGCACGTCCTCCTGGGTCGGCGGCGTCTGGTCTCCGACTGACGGGAGGGCTGAGCCCAGCCTTGCCGTGCCAGCCCTCTCCGAGGCTGCGAAGGAAAAGGGCGTGTCGCTCCATCAGAACTGTGCCGTTCGAGGCCTCGACATTACCAATGGCCGGGTAACAGGGGTGTGGACGGAGCGGGGGATTGTCAAAGCGAGCACCGTTGTTTGCGCCGGCGGGGCATGGGCTTCCCGCTTTTCTCATCGTTATGGCATCGAAGTTCCAGTCGCCAACATCGCCGGGACGGCGATCAAGACAACCCCGGCGCCCGAAATCGTTCAGGCAGGATGCCTATCGGCTTCGAGCTTCGTGTTGCGGCGTCGGATCGACGGCTCCTACACGGTTGCCGTACCCGGACACGGTACGCTCGACATTACGCCGCGAGGAATGCGATATGCATTCAAATTCTACGAGATGTATCGCAGCAAGATCGGCAAGAAGCTCAAATACCGCCTCAACAGCAGCTTCTGGAATGGTCCCGATGCCTTCGGCAGCTGGGAGAACGACGAGATCTCGCCGTTTGAAAAGAGCCGCATTCTGGATCCGGCGCCCGACGCGGAACTCGTCAAGCTCGCAGTGAAGAACCTTGAAAGCGAATACCCTGCGCTTAAAGGGATCGGGGTCGAGCGCGCCTGGAGCGGGCTCATCGATACCTCTCCAGACCTCGTGCCGGTTATCTCGAGAGTGGAGGAGCTCCCCGGCTACGTGATCGCGGCGGGCTTCAGCGGACACGGTTTCGCGATCGGACCGGGGGCTGGCCGGCTGGTGAGCGAGATCGTCTTGAATAAAGAGCCACTTACCGACATTTCGCCTTACAGGTTGAGCCGGTTCAGCGATGGCTCAGCGATCCGAAGACCGGAAATGATGTAG
- a CDS encoding Lrp/AsnC family transcriptional regulator, with the protein MKLDRIDIKILSELQKNGRMTYVELAELVNLSATPCLVRVKKLQAEGYIGGYSAMINMGKLGQVLTVFTEITLRNHRQADIARFMSAIQNIEQVIECHVVSGDYDYLVKFVASSIGEYQSLMERLIEMDIGIEKYFSFVVLKSPITKYHMPLTNLFDI; encoded by the coding sequence ATGAAACTGGACAGAATTGACATCAAGATCCTCTCCGAGCTCCAGAAGAACGGACGCATGACTTATGTCGAGCTCGCTGAGCTAGTTAACTTATCCGCAACCCCTTGTCTCGTGCGAGTGAAGAAGCTGCAGGCAGAAGGCTATATCGGCGGCTATTCTGCGATGATCAACATGGGAAAGCTTGGCCAGGTTCTGACTGTCTTTACAGAGATAACCCTGAGGAACCATCGCCAGGCCGACATCGCCCGCTTCATGTCGGCCATCCAAAATATAGAGCAAGTCATCGAATGCCACGTCGTCTCGGGCGATTACGACTATCTCGTCAAGTTCGTGGCGAGCAGCATAGGGGAATACCAGTCGCTGATGGAGCGGCTGATAGAAATGGACATCGGAATAGAGAAATACTTCAGTTTCGTCGTGCTCAAATCGCCGATCACGAAGTACCACATGCCCCTGACGAATCTGTTCGACATTTAG
- a CDS encoding NAD-dependent succinate-semialdehyde dehydrogenase: MQPTPAQKTTPLVSPASTAVVRDAPTQLFIGGEWVSAKEDRTFEVVDPSTGDVIATVSDGDVADGISAVDAAEMAAAAWKATSPRRRSDVLMKCFHLVLEQAEWLAQLITVENGKALADARSEVSYAAEFFRWYAEEAVRAPGEFGPAPSGANQIIVNHEPIGIAVLVTPWNFPAAMATRKMAPALAAGCTCILKPAAETPLTALAIGEIMRQAGVPAGVVNIVTTRKAGSVVSAMLHDERVRKLSFTGSTGVGRTLLREAADQVVSCSMELGGNAPFVVFDDADLETAVAGAMVAKMRNGGEACTAANRFYVQKGILADFTRRFAEEMAAIKVGPGLAPDTQLGPLITEAALAKVERLVDDAVAKGARLVTGGSRLNGDGFYYPPTVLADVSPDAEVLREEIFGPVAPIIAFETEDEVVQMANDTEYGLVSYVFSSDLKRALAVAGRLESGMVGINRGVVSDAAAPFGGMKQSGLGREGSHHGMLEYLETKYIAASW; encoded by the coding sequence GTGCAACCAACTCCCGCGCAAAAAACAACTCCGCTTGTCTCTCCCGCCTCGACTGCCGTAGTCCGCGATGCTCCTACGCAACTGTTCATCGGCGGCGAATGGGTTTCTGCAAAAGAAGATCGCACCTTTGAAGTGGTCGACCCCTCGACCGGAGATGTGATCGCCACCGTTTCCGATGGCGATGTCGCCGATGGAATATCCGCGGTCGACGCAGCGGAAATGGCCGCTGCGGCTTGGAAGGCGACCTCGCCGCGGCGTCGTTCGGATGTTCTGATGAAGTGTTTTCACCTTGTGCTCGAACAGGCCGAATGGCTGGCACAACTGATCACCGTGGAAAACGGCAAGGCACTCGCGGACGCCAGGTCGGAGGTCTCCTATGCCGCCGAATTTTTCCGCTGGTACGCGGAAGAAGCTGTACGGGCACCGGGCGAATTCGGACCTGCACCTTCCGGCGCCAATCAGATCATCGTCAACCATGAGCCGATTGGTATCGCCGTGTTGGTGACGCCTTGGAACTTCCCGGCAGCAATGGCGACCCGAAAGATGGCACCCGCACTGGCCGCGGGCTGCACGTGCATCCTGAAGCCCGCAGCGGAGACCCCGCTTACGGCGCTGGCGATCGGCGAGATTATGCGGCAGGCCGGCGTTCCTGCTGGAGTGGTCAACATCGTGACAACGAGGAAAGCGGGCTCCGTGGTCAGCGCCATGCTGCATGACGAGCGGGTACGGAAGCTGTCGTTCACCGGCTCGACAGGCGTCGGCCGGACACTGCTGCGGGAGGCTGCGGACCAGGTTGTCAGTTGTTCGATGGAACTCGGCGGCAATGCGCCATTCGTTGTATTCGACGATGCCGACCTGGAGACGGCTGTCGCTGGAGCCATGGTGGCCAAGATGCGCAACGGCGGCGAGGCATGTACTGCCGCCAACCGCTTCTATGTGCAGAAAGGGATCCTGGCGGACTTCACCCGGCGGTTTGCGGAAGAGATGGCCGCGATCAAGGTCGGACCAGGACTGGCGCCGGACACGCAGCTTGGGCCACTGATCACCGAGGCCGCGCTCGCCAAGGTGGAACGCCTGGTGGACGACGCCGTTGCCAAGGGAGCCCGACTGGTTACCGGCGGCAGCCGGTTGAACGGCGACGGCTTCTACTATCCGCCTACCGTACTTGCAGACGTTTCTCCCGATGCCGAGGTACTTCGCGAAGAAATCTTCGGGCCGGTTGCGCCAATCATTGCGTTTGAAACCGAGGACGAGGTCGTCCAGATGGCGAACGACACCGAATACGGGCTGGTGTCCTATGTGTTCAGCAGCGACCTCAAACGCGCGCTTGCGGTCGCCGGACGGCTGGAAAGCGGCATGGTCGGAATCAACCGAGGCGTCGTATCCGACGCTGCCGCACCGTTTGGCGGCATGAAGCAGAGCGGGCTCGGCCGGGAGGGAAGCCACCACGGCATGCTCGAATATCTCGAAACAAAGTACATCGCCGCAAGCTGGTAG
- a CDS encoding cupin domain-containing protein has translation MSLLKTIDPNPSVEPKHATPAPERLIAGAPAFKTWAQDSDKEGKVNTGVWEATPGETHSIKGETFEFCHILQGVVELTEKGKEPVIYRAGDSFVMKPGYVGVWKTIETVRKIYVTVT, from the coding sequence ATGTCACTACTCAAAACGATCGACCCGAATCCTTCGGTCGAACCGAAGCACGCGACCCCCGCGCCGGAGCGCCTTATCGCGGGTGCACCCGCCTTCAAAACCTGGGCGCAAGACAGCGACAAAGAGGGCAAGGTGAATACCGGCGTCTGGGAGGCCACTCCCGGCGAGACGCACTCCATCAAGGGCGAAACCTTTGAGTTCTGCCATATCCTGCAGGGAGTGGTCGAACTGACAGAGAAGGGTAAGGAGCCGGTCATTTATCGCGCAGGCGACAGCTTCGTGATGAAACCTGGCTATGTCGGGGTCTGGAAAACGATCGAGACGGTACGGAAAATCTACGTCACCGTCACTTAA
- a CDS encoding DapH/DapD/GlmU-related protein, whose protein sequence is MGTLSGGGKQRNVIGKGSLLGANAGIGISLGDNCVVEAGLYVTARTKVRLPDGTVVKARELSGRDNILFRRNSQTGAVEALNTSGSIWGGVNDILHDND, encoded by the coding sequence ATGGGGACGCTCTCCGGGGGCGGCAAGCAACGTAATGTGATCGGCAAGGGCTCGCTGCTCGGGGCCAATGCCGGGATCGGGATATCGCTCGGCGACAATTGTGTGGTGGAGGCCGGCCTCTACGTCACCGCGCGCACCAAGGTTCGGCTACCGGATGGTACCGTGGTCAAGGCTCGTGAACTGAGCGGGCGCGACAATATCCTGTTTCGGCGAAACAGCCAGACGGGAGCCGTTGAAGCGCTCAATACGAGCGGTTCGATCTGGGGCGGGGTGAACGACATACTCCATGACAATGATTGA
- a CDS encoding Lrp/AsnC family transcriptional regulator, producing the protein MKLDRIDIKILYELQKNGRITNVELAELVHLSPSPCLMRVKKLHEEGYIQGYSAQINVGKLGQILTVFTEITLKNHRQIDFARFLAAVEKLDQVVECHLVSGGYDYLVKFITAGIGEYQMIMERLTDLDIGIDKCFSYVVLKSPVVKAHMPLTGLFPV; encoded by the coding sequence ATGAAACTGGACCGGATCGACATCAAGATCCTCTACGAACTACAGAAGAACGGGCGGATCACCAATGTCGAGCTTGCCGAACTGGTCCATCTTTCGCCGAGCCCCTGCCTCATGCGGGTCAAGAAACTGCATGAGGAGGGATACATCCAGGGATACTCGGCGCAAATCAATGTTGGCAAGCTCGGACAGATCCTGACGGTCTTCACCGAGATTACCTTGAAAAACCATCGCCAGATTGATTTCGCCCGCTTCCTGGCTGCGGTCGAAAAACTCGACCAGGTGGTCGAATGCCACCTGGTCTCGGGCGGTTATGACTATCTCGTTAAATTCATCACCGCTGGCATCGGCGAATATCAGATGATTATGGAGCGCCTGACCGATCTGGACATCGGCATCGACAAATGCTTCAGCTACGTCGTGCTGAAGTCGCCGGTCGTGAAAGCCCACATGCCGTTGACCGGCCTGTTTCCCGTTTGA
- a CDS encoding Lrp/AsnC family transcriptional regulator: MAAIDAIDRNILRLLRLNARMSNARLAEEVGLSPSACLRRIRLLEEAGVIRGYTALVDSGSSEDTIAVIINITLERQTEEHLDRFEAAVRKHPEIRECFLMTGGSDYLLRVEVAGAGEFERIHKEILSTLPGVLRIHSSFSIRNVLATRTMKRR; the protein is encoded by the coding sequence ATGGCCGCCATCGATGCGATCGACCGCAATATCCTGCGTCTGCTGCGGCTGAATGCCCGGATGAGCAATGCGCGTCTGGCGGAGGAAGTCGGCCTGTCACCTTCGGCTTGTCTGCGGCGGATAAGATTGCTCGAGGAAGCTGGCGTCATCCGCGGCTACACGGCCCTGGTGGACAGCGGGAGTTCCGAGGACACAATTGCGGTGATTATCAACATCACGCTCGAGCGGCAGACCGAGGAACACCTCGATCGTTTCGAAGCCGCCGTTCGAAAGCATCCGGAAATCCGCGAATGCTTTCTGATGACCGGCGGCTCAGATTATCTGCTCAGGGTGGAAGTGGCAGGCGCTGGCGAGTTCGAGAGAATCCATAAGGAAATTCTTTCGACACTACCTGGTGTCCTGAGAATTCATTCAAGCTTCTCAATTCGCAACGTTCTGGCCACTCGGACTATGAAGCGACGCTGA
- the alr gene encoding alanine racemase: MDRHALHIQGREAEAGAGASGYLTIDLAALRRNYQKLSAAVAPATVAAVVKADAYGLGAQQVSKALHAQGCRQFFVAHLAEAIELRSLLPNDTQIAVLNGLQPGAEITCAKANIVPVLNSLEQFRRWSFTAQKLGRVLPTVLQFDTGMSRLGVPLQERTALAAVLKDCRSIEILFIMSHLACADEVDNKQNADQLAEMRLIAAEFADLDVCFANSGGVFLGRDYHGALSRPGIALYGGAPIAGRPNPIEPVVRLDVAVIQTRTVPAGTRVGYGGAHVTSAETRLATIAAGYADGLPRSLSDRGAVFFDGVRLPIVGRVSMDSITVDITALPEGTLSLGSLVEVLGPHQTLEDVAEAAGTISYEILTGLGRRYERRYR, translated from the coding sequence ATGGACCGTCATGCTTTGCATATTCAAGGTCGGGAAGCAGAGGCCGGCGCTGGGGCTTCCGGCTATCTGACCATTGACCTTGCCGCATTGCGCAGGAACTATCAGAAGCTTTCGGCGGCGGTCGCGCCTGCAACGGTCGCCGCCGTCGTCAAGGCCGACGCTTATGGCCTAGGTGCTCAGCAGGTCTCCAAGGCGCTCCATGCGCAGGGCTGCCGGCAATTCTTCGTCGCGCATCTCGCGGAGGCGATCGAACTCAGATCGCTGCTGCCGAACGACACGCAGATAGCGGTGCTCAACGGGCTGCAGCCCGGAGCAGAGATCACTTGCGCCAAGGCCAACATTGTTCCGGTTCTCAACTCTCTCGAGCAATTCCGGCGGTGGTCGTTCACGGCTCAGAAGCTCGGCCGCGTTCTTCCTACCGTTCTGCAGTTCGACACCGGCATGTCGCGCCTCGGCGTACCGCTGCAGGAAAGAACTGCGCTCGCCGCCGTACTCAAGGACTGCAGGAGCATCGAAATCCTCTTTATCATGAGCCATCTCGCCTGCGCCGACGAGGTCGACAACAAGCAGAATGCCGATCAGCTCGCTGAGATGCGCCTTATCGCCGCCGAGTTTGCAGACCTCGATGTCTGCTTTGCCAATTCGGGCGGCGTCTTTCTGGGCCGCGACTATCATGGCGCCCTCAGTCGCCCCGGTATCGCCCTCTACGGTGGCGCGCCCATTGCCGGCAGACCCAATCCCATAGAGCCGGTCGTCCGGCTCGACGTCGCCGTCATCCAGACAAGGACGGTTCCCGCCGGGACGCGTGTTGGATACGGTGGTGCGCACGTGACCTCCGCAGAAACCAGGCTCGCGACGATCGCCGCTGGCTATGCCGACGGTCTTCCCCGCAGTCTCAGCGATCGCGGCGCCGTTTTCTTCGACGGCGTTCGCCTGCCGATCGTCGGCCGTGTCTCGATGGACAGCATTACGGTGGACATCACCGCCCTGCCCGAGGGCACGCTTTCCCTCGGCAGTCTTGTCGAGGTTCTCGGCCCCCATCAGACGCTTGAGGATGTCGCCGAAGCCGCCGGTACGATCTCTTACGAAATTCTGACCGGCCTCGGCCGCCGCTACGAACGTCGGTACCGCTGA
- a CDS encoding D-amino acid dehydrogenase, with the protein MKVIVLGAGVIGVTSAYQLAKAGHEVTVVDRQQGPALETSFANAGEVSFGYCSPWAAPGIPMKALKWLFMEHAPLVLRPKLDGAMLAWMYQMLRNCTADRYALNKSRMLRLAGYSRTSLAEVRAETGIAYDERMHGTLQLFRTQQQLDASGKDVKALAADGVPYKVLDRDGCIGVEPALKHVREKIVGGLLTPKDETGDCFKFTNALAAKAAALGVRFAYGTQIKGLDVENGRVHGVLTDRETVTADAVVVALGSYSPLLLKPLGIKLPVYPVKGYSLTIPITDASRAPESTVMDETYKIAITRLGDRIRVGGMAEISGYTNDLGHTRRRTLDHSVTDLFPGGDLQRASFWSGLRPMTPDGTPVIGQTKIAGLLLNTGHGTLGWTMSCGSARLISDLVSGRKPEIDADDLAISRY; encoded by the coding sequence ATGAAAGTCATCGTACTTGGCGCCGGCGTGATCGGCGTGACCAGCGCCTACCAGCTTGCCAAGGCCGGACACGAGGTCACCGTCGTCGATCGCCAACAGGGCCCGGCTCTGGAAACCAGCTTCGCCAATGCAGGCGAAGTCTCCTTCGGTTACTGCTCGCCCTGGGCCGCGCCGGGCATTCCGATGAAGGCGCTGAAATGGCTCTTCATGGAACACGCGCCGCTCGTCCTGCGCCCGAAACTCGATGGCGCCATGCTCGCCTGGATGTACCAGATGCTGAGAAACTGCACCGCTGACCGCTACGCGCTCAACAAGAGCCGGATGCTGCGTCTCGCGGGCTATAGCCGTACGTCTCTGGCGGAAGTGCGGGCAGAGACCGGCATTGCCTATGACGAGCGCATGCACGGCACCCTGCAGCTGTTCAGGACGCAGCAGCAGCTCGACGCGTCGGGCAAGGACGTCAAGGCGCTCGCCGCCGACGGTGTACCGTACAAGGTTCTCGATCGCGACGGCTGCATCGGGGTCGAGCCTGCGCTGAAGCATGTCCGCGAAAAGATCGTCGGCGGGTTGCTGACACCGAAGGATGAGACGGGTGACTGCTTCAAGTTCACCAACGCACTCGCCGCCAAGGCAGCGGCGCTTGGCGTCCGCTTCGCCTATGGAACGCAAATCAAGGGACTGGATGTCGAGAATGGCCGCGTGCACGGAGTTCTGACCGATCGCGAAACGGTGACCGCGGACGCTGTCGTGGTTGCGCTCGGCAGCTACTCGCCCCTGCTCCTCAAGCCGCTCGGCATCAAGCTGCCCGTCTATCCCGTCAAGGGCTATTCACTGACGATCCCTATCACCGACGCGTCGCGCGCACCGGAATCGACGGTGATGGACGAGACCTACAAAATAGCGATCACCAGGCTGGGCGACCGCATCCGCGTCGGCGGCATGGCGGAAATCTCAGGCTATACGAATGACCTCGGCCACACTCGGCGTCGCACCCTCGACCATTCGGTAACAGACCTGTTCCCGGGCGGGGACCTGCAAAGGGCTTCTTTTTGGTCCGGGCTGCGGCCCATGACCCCCGACGGGACGCCGGTGATCGGGCAGACGAAAATCGCCGGCCTCCTCCTGAACACCGGCCACGGAACGCTGGGCTGGACGATGAGCTGCGGCTCGGCGCGCCTGATCAGCGATCTGGTCAGCGGGCGGAAGCCGGAAATCGACGCGGACGATCTCGCGATCAGCCGCTACTGA
- a CDS encoding RidA family protein, giving the protein MIEAVTTTEAPGAIGPFSQAIKVGNLLFVSGQLPIDPATEEFVSNDPVEQARQCLKNIAAIAEAAGSGIERTVKTTVLLTDLSRFADINNEYATFFLKPFPARACYEVSALPKGAQVEIEAVIALA; this is encoded by the coding sequence ATGATCGAGGCAGTAACAACAACTGAGGCACCGGGCGCGATCGGTCCGTTCTCGCAGGCGATTAAAGTGGGCAATCTGCTTTTCGTCTCGGGGCAGCTGCCGATCGATCCGGCAACCGAGGAGTTCGTTTCGAACGATCCTGTCGAGCAGGCAAGGCAGTGCTTGAAAAACATCGCTGCGATCGCCGAAGCGGCGGGATCGGGAATTGAGAGGACCGTCAAAACGACCGTGCTGCTGACGGATCTTTCCAGGTTCGCTGACATCAATAATGAGTATGCGACATTCTTCCTGAAGCCATTTCCCGCTCGTGCGTGCTACGAGGTGAGCGCTCTGCCGAAGGGGGCGCAGGTGGAAATCGAAGCAGTGATTGCGCTGGCATAA